tggcgcagtgatatcttatccaataattcaatttggccaatgactgccacttttaaaattccccgcgAAACCATTTTGTATGCTTGACGTCATAATTGACATACAGTTCTCTCGggctatggaaaaataacctcaaagatctaagCAATAGAAATGAGCgtaacaaatgaaattaaatcattcAAGGGTATTCCATGGTTGCTAAAGGaaagattaataaaatctgttacctatAAGTGATCAGCTAATGCCTTGGctggattttctttttttattaatatgatattaattTTATCTAATTTTCTATCTCGCCCtgggataaaaaaaaattaagatgtCGCGACACAACTATCCCAACGTAGCGGTAACAGTTGCATTACGTCTCGACACAAatccaatgacgtcacaatgacgACGACGATTTATTCGGGTCACGTTATAATTCTGACATCATTGCTTGCATTGCTGACCCGTTCCTATTAGAGACAACGACGTGGCGCACAAGGTAAAAGAAAAAGTATCTTTCACCCTCTTTTGTGTAGGCCTACGAAAGGAAACCTCAACTCTGCAAAGCACTCGGTGTAcagcctcgtgtttgacaacttacgATTatcttaccccccccccccccttcccccggATTACATTTTCCTGTGTCAACCCAAAGAGTGTGATCATACTGGTATTATCAACTGTACTCatagtttatatatgtatatattgttgtgTGACAAGTCCGAATTGTGCATGATAAAATAAATCGGTTAtctgttttatattcattttgttaaaatgcattatataaaaaataatatatttcgtCCCCACCAGATGTGCTTCGAACTAGGGATCCTCGTGTCACTGAATGGCTGGCTAACCGACTGAGCTAAGCGTGCTTTTAAATGCTGACAACAACATTACGTAATATAGTTTCAAAAGCATAAgaataacaaataacattttGAGATGACCCCCGTCAGAGTTCACATTCACAGCTCATTCTCACATCCGCTCAGTTGGTGGAAATGTCTACTATGAGCTTGCGTTATGTTAGAGAGAAATAATTTGgcgtaaatattttgaaatgatactTCACAACGATCAAAATTTAGACACGCCATcagtaaattatattttgattggACAATACGACGAGTATGTTATAGTTACACCATCAATCTCTATACGATATAACGtagtttgattattttagtCATTATGTAGGTCATTTATGAATAGTGTTACGGATGTTAGAAACATTGAAATTAAGGTAAAAATAGCTTGAATGAGTTTTCATCCGAAATTCTTTCTATAAAAGTATTCTGGCAAGGGTTTGGAGTGTATATGTTCGTCTATTGACCATTGGTTTGACATTTCCAACGTTTTAAACACAGAAGCTTACTGTTCTTTGTAATTAGGATCAAACGTCGTTCAATTCATTGTTCCAATCGATCTTTCTATCCCGCGACAAAgatgttattttctctgaatATGCATGTGGAATTAgtgatttataaaaataatgcaTCAAATCCAAACTTCATCATCAAATCGTTTGAAAGTTTGAATATACTTTCGAGATATAGTCGAGGCTACTTTTCAATTCAAACTGATATGCTGGATAGGGTTTTGTTGCCGTTGTTTTGCTTGATACttataaagtatgaaaaatttataACATCACATAATATATAACACTTGTAGCTGCTACTAAAGTGAAATTCCAGTTGCTATCAAATAACCCCATCATCAGGTGATTGGACCTCcataacatgtataaatatagcTAGTATGGAATTTTACATaaagggattttttttccactttgcAAATATATTTCCCAACATCCGTAACGAAGAGATACCAAAGTTTCACATGTCGTTATTCGAATTCTGATagagatacaatgtatgtgtgtgaAAATTTCAGAGATTTTTCTTTACATGAAAAAGAAGTTTAATATCGTGAGTTAGACCGAGAACATCTTTTGTGGATATACCGATGGGGAGTGATGGAGTCGACAATGATTGAGACACGACTCCTATGGCCACTTCTGTAGAAGAGGACTCATCAGTGAAATCGGGATAATGAAAACGGATTTGCATAAGGAACTCTCTAGTTTATGCCATTGGCTCTGGTTACAAGTTGTCTATTTGGGGTTGTTGATGAAATAGTCGTAGACTTATCCGATGTCATCACTGTACCCTTGTCTGAGCTCAACAACTACAAAGGAATGTATCTACGATGATCTGAAACTTCCTATATTGAAAGACAATATGAAGTTTACTCGGTTGTAGCAGAGATTTAAATGATCATGGTTTATTTCTATCTCTGAATATAGGTTGTTCTATCTCTGAATATAGGTTGTTCTATCTCTGAATATAGGTTGTTCTATCTCTGAATATAGGTTGTTCTATCTCTGAATATAGGTTGTTCTATCTCTGAATATAGGTTGTTCTATCTCTGAATATAGGTTGTTCTATCTCTGAATATAGGTTGTTCTATCTCTGAATATAGGTTGTTCTATCTCTGAATATAGGTTGTGTGATGTTTGATTCCTTGGTTCACTTTGCACCTTCAATGCTTTAATAGGGCCAACTGTGCCTTTCTTTGGACAAATATACCATTTTGACAGACGGGAATATTGATGTATATTacttaatatcattttaacTGAAAGTGAAAAGtccaatatacaatatacatatacaatgccTATACATATAGGCCTACTTCCTTGGCCTGTAGAATTTTCTAATCGTCTGACTTCCCGGATAGTTTTAAAGATAACAAGGAAACAAGGAGTTGATTTGATAGCAAAGGTAAATACTCGGTGAACAATAAAATTCAATCCTGTAACAGTTAGCTGTCGTGGCcaaattaaattgataattttcttgaaacttgcTCCTGGTGAGAATATTGGAAACAGCTATCATCcgaatgaattattttattctattatgtcttctttttttttttttttttttgtataatttaaaacatatcttATGCTTGCGTTTTACTATTAAATGTacttgtttatgtttttgtaaatgGTGTTTTGTGTAATCTTGTATGGTACAGATGTATTTTTGCTTCATTTCACTTGTAACCCTTTGTTAAGTAATTGTAAACATTTTCTTTCTGTTCATAGCTGTCGAAAGATACTGGTAAAAAATCCCGAAGGAATTAGATATCATAGAATATTCTGAAAAgtgaaatttaattgaaataaaacaaataagtaATTGCCATTTTCAAGAATCTATGCCCCAGGGGgccagtttttttttttttttttgtatttggtatGGACTAATGAATGCATATAACAGTCATGGAGAAAAGCAAGTTACGCCGGTATGtacgagttatttcccttattATCGTGTTGTCGTAAAatcatttacaatgtattgaaaacatattgcgtatgtatttaaaataaattgaacccaacgattgaaaaatagtgtcagtttttgatatttgattaaatAGGCCTAGAGACTGTGAATCACGATAGATCTATAACGTTATGCTACGACTGCTTTACGTTAGTTGAGAAAATATGGCCGCCAATATCGAGGATATTTAAGTCACGTTTATTGCAGtttaattattttgtgttttctgTGTATTAGAGAAAGGTAATGGATATTTTACTTCATTTATaccttacatgtatattaaggCATTAATAGAAACTTAAATGGTTTGTTGTTATTGCTTATACCTGCATAAACTTCTTAAACAATAGGTCCGGCACGTTAAAAAAAAACGTGCGTCCAACGTACAACAGCACAAAATTTACTATTTTCAGTAAGCAGTACAGCAGACACGATTGGTAtgtgtttgtcatagttaagtACTGTAAAGTTTAGTATCACAGGCTAAAGatagaaataaagataaatttcaTTAGTATTCCCTTTTGGAGCAGTTTGTAGCTGGTTTTAATTTAGTGATATAGGCCTATACGGTCGCCTTCTAGCTTCGTGCTAaagggaatttccctttagaaACTTCCATTTAGCTCAGTGGGAAGATCGGCAGACCAGTAAGTCTGGGGTTGCAGGTTTGAGCCCGGATGGAGGCACACTACTCGCGTCCTGTTACAAGTTCATGAAATCATCAAGTGACACTTGCCACGGAAAAGTTCAAAATACAAGAATAAATCATTTTCTATGGTGAATGGTTTAACATGATATGTTACAACGCTATTTATTAGTTCTTTAGGCCTTTTTGACGTGGTGTAGGCTATGTAatagtgtacatgtatctatattcACTCTATTGATTTGGTGTTTATTTTCAGGTTACCTCCCTTACTCCCTGATATTACCAATGGAGGAACCTGATTTTGAAGCACAGCTTGCACTGGAGAAGGCAGAGGaagagaaaaagaagaaaaccaAAGTTGATGAGGATGGGACAGAGTATGAATGGGACGACAAGAAACAAGCATGGTTTCCGAAGGTACATTACACAACTACATGTACACttataaaaagaaaagataattgtaattatcaatacatttatgatttagatttaattaataattttccTTTTCATGGAAGTACAAAAAGCAGATTAATATATCAATCCAATTTGTGGAAACATTAAAAATTGAACTGACTTTTGTATGCTTTACAGATTGATGATGATTTTATAGCCAGATATCAAATGGGCTATGGTGCTACAGAGATCAGCGCTGACACTTCAGATTTCCCACCCCCTCCAGCCGACATCAACAGCCCAGAGTACAAGGAGTGGTATGACCAATACTGTAAAAAGTACTATGGTGGTCAAACAGGGAGCACGGAAGCCAAGGATGGGGAAGAAAGCGAGGGAAGAGTTGATGAAAATAGCGATGAAAGtaggaaaaaatattttgattactaTGCATACTATTATGGACACAAAGAAGCAGTAGAATATTTGGGATATGATTATTATAGTCAGGAAAATTCAGAAGAAAAGGCAGCAGATGACAGCCAACAGGACAAGAAAGGAAAGAAACGGAAGAAGGGGTCGGAACCCAAAAAACCAGAAGAACgtaattaaatttcataaatactTTACATTGTTCAGCTTGTTGTGACAAGATGTAAATttacaattcattttgtttcatttgctaaattatatttgtaattgcTAGCTTTCTTATAcaatttacagtaaatattgaaataagaattatgatgaattttaaattttgtaaagatacatgtatcgATCTGCTCATCAGTTAgtgaaattttaaatttaaagtaaatatatataaaattattgtttCTTATCTCTATATGAGTAAATGGCTAAATTTGACTTCACTGTTGCTTTTTGTTTGGTATTTGTAGCCCCTGCTTGGTTTGATGTTGATGAAGCAAAGAACACCAATGTTTATGTATCTGGCTTGCCGCTTGATATCACCGACGAGGAATTCAAGGAGCTGATGAGCAAGTATGGCCTCATAATGGCTGACCCCGTCACTCGTGGTCTCAAACTCAAACTTTACAAGGACAGTGAAGGGAACCCTAAAGGGGACGGGCGCTGTTGTTATATTAAGGTATGCAAAGAGAATATTCAAGATTATTTAGCATGAAAAGTGCCTTTGcaaaatattaccattttgCTAAAGGTTCCCATGGAAATGGTTAACCTGTTTTGCAATGAAAGAAGTCTAATacagtataatgatatatacaatTCTGTTTGGTTGAAATTGTTTAAGAAGACTAAAAGAAAAACTGTTACCTATGCTCCAATATTGATATGCTCTTGTCATGAAATGGATCTTGGTTGGTTGGAGGAGGGAGGATAATATAGTGTAATCCATCTCGTCCTTTCCAAATATTATATTGAGGTGGGGACGTTGATGTTTCACTGTCACTTAGtgtcaattttatttcaatgttacTTTTGTCAGTGTGAACATTCAGAAAttagaattatttattttttgttcttttgaTAATCTGaatatatttggtttgaagTAGAAGACAGCCTATAACTAGTAATCAcaatttatttccatttttaaaaattaaactttCATATGTATCAAGCAGGAGTGTAAACTAAAATAAGATGATCAGATCTTGACAGAGTAGAGagaaggggagacaattactttgtattttgttttgccCATTTGTCTGTGTGTTTAGGTCGAGTCTGTGGAATTAGCCATGAAGTTTCTGGATGACTCTGACTTCAGAGGACATAAAGTTAAGGTAGAGCTGGCAAAGTTCACTATGAAGGGAGATTTTGATCCCAGCAAACGGAAAAAAAAGCTCAGCAACAAAGACAAGCGGAAATTCAAGGAGAAACAGGCAAAGTAAGATTGAAGaataaatttattgtattttgtggTGAAATAATCATTTGTACTATTATCATTTGTGGTGAAATAATCATTTGTACTATTATCATTTGTGGTGAAATAATCATTTGTACTATTATCATTTGTGGTGAAATAATCATTTGTACTATTATCATTTGTGGTGAAATAATCATTTGTACTGTTTTCATGTATATGTTTAAATCTTTGCTTATTGCACCTGCTTGCTTTACATTGATTACATTGCAGATTCTGATATTTTGCTAGATGTATGATGAATTTAATTGATTACACTGGTGACTTCAAGTTTCGTTTCAAAGTGTGATGATTCACATGTTGTCCAATCAGATAATAAACACATGTGTACTGAAACACTTCATAATGGGCAAATTATTTGATTACACAGATTATTTGACTGGAGGCCAGAGAAGAAAGATCTTGGACAAGGTTCTGTTCGACCTAAGAATGAGAAAGTTGTTGTCCTAAAGAACATGTTTGATCCAAGTGAATTTGAGGTAAGTAATGACTGTCTATTTTCTTCTAAGGTTTGATCATTTAAATTATTCTCCAGCCTTGGAGTAAGGTACAGTCAAATCTATATTTACTGCCCACCTAAGGAAGCGATGAAAATTGGCTGTTTAAGACAGGTGACTGCTTAAAGCTGACAACGcaacttaaaaaatatacatttgagatttaaaaaattagatttttttttttcccaaatttgtttctgagacaACAACTtgcagtcgccattttgttttaactctgcttggatacaacACGCTTACCGACCTCTATATAAAGAGTGTGCACCACACACACATGTGCAATCAGTCGAATGCTTACTGTTCAAGGTGTAACAACTAACACCTGACCCGCTCTAGATCTACTGTACTATATTCCCAagacatatttacatgtagcatTAGGCTGTGCCATAAGAATAAAATGGTAAGTACGTTCAATGTTTTCTAAAAAAGAGTTTCTTAGGaccatatatagatctataaaGTTGAATAAAAAGTAATGAATGAATTCATACCTTCATTCCATGTGCAAgatccattttgattataacgtAAACAAACTCGGAAATTCTAATAGCAGATAAAACTGTCAaactaacaagagatcccagagggattttGGCGCCCTACAAAGAATGATCTTCCTCTGACAAAGGAAGGGGGaatttttctctgcttttcaaacttttaatgcATACGGCATATTAACTTTGAGACggattgcttcagtactttgtgagatattGCTGTAAAAACttcaagtatcaaaatccaagatagcatcctgtcagccatcttgttcatcaattggtcttaggggaacctgcacaagatatttgagacagatcccttcagcactttcttagaaatagcggtaacaaactttaattatctaaatccaagatggctatcTAATGGCTATCTAGTTGACcaatctgtcccaaaatgcaatatgcacaactaaatcCTTAAgggaaccaacatatgaaatttgagaaagatcccaacagtgatttctgagaaatagcagtaacaatcTTAAGCTATAAAAATCCAAGCTGGCCACCTGTagctggcggccatcttgttgaccgaacggtcccaaaatgcaatatgaacaactaggaccctaaggaaatctacaaatgaaatttgagaaagatcctttagtactttctgagaaatagtggtagcAAACTTTAActtccaaaatccaagatggcggccagtcgGCCATGTTGtagaccaattggtcccaaaatacaatatgtacaactaggtccctaggggaacctacatacaAACTTTGAGATAAATGCCAactgtactttttgagaaatagtggtaacaaactttaacagtcaaaatccaaaattcaacactgcactcATCggacaaggtttcattgaagtaatattgtCCGCTGGATCCAAAAATATGTCAATTACCAGCTTATGAAATACTTAAATTTACACTAGATTttacttgtacatgtaaatgtgtgtgtctttggtagtttatatatggaagcgTCACCTGTTTGGGACAGTCGAGTATATCAGGTATGATAGATACTTAGAAGAATTATTACAAGGATTTCTATTCATTTATGTGGAAACATCATTTTGTGAAACAAATGACAGCtaagaggagttgacatgtttacTCGCTAAAACAACCCCTACACAGCTTTACAAGTAAGGGCTTGGTTTATGTATTAGTAGGTGATTcacagtggacaactgctaggtgtatatgtCCATGACTGAGTGCACCTGTGTCGATTCACATGCTTTATACAAGGGTCGGTGAGCTCGTCGGAATACTGGTAGagagaaaattacaaaaatggcTGACCTCGACAGGGGGATGTATCATGCacaatttttgaaatacaagtgtacttatttcttttttttaatcttaactGAATACTTCTTAAAtacattgtcagctttaaactATGCTGCCTAAGAAtgtgactatatatatacataccatatttgacccaataagcgcccctccccctgagcctcaatttcacttacctAGAATTGAATTCAAACTGAAGATATGA
The nucleotide sequence above comes from Argopecten irradians isolate NY chromosome 1, Ai_NY, whole genome shotgun sequence. Encoded proteins:
- the LOC138329958 gene encoding 17S U2 SnRNP complex component HTATSF1-like; translated protein: MEEPDFEAQLALEKAEEEKKKKTKVDEDGTEYEWDDKKQAWFPKIDDDFIARYQMGYGATEISADTSDFPPPPADINSPEYKEWYDQYCKKYYGGQTGSTEAKDGEESEGRVDENSDESRKKYFDYYAYYYGHKEAVEYLGYDYYSQENSEEKAADDSQQDKKGKKRKKGSEPKKPEEPPAWFDVDEAKNTNVYVSGLPLDITDEEFKELMSKYGLIMADPVTRGLKLKLYKDSEGNPKGDGRCCYIKVESVELAMKFLDDSDFRGHKVKVELAKFTMKGDFDPSKRKKKLSNKDKRKFKEKQAKLFDWRPEKKDLGQGSVRPKNEKVVVLKNMFDPSEFEEEPTLINDLRDDVRNECSRFGEVKNVKMFDNHPDGVMMVYFKTAESADDCIAALHHRWFSKRRIMATTWDGRTKFEIEESEAEREERLAKWEKFLESADAKQDKESDETKDKMDTTQSNSDNNSIQSACMDNNDAANTVQGQSNDDQEQNSNSSAPTGTG